From Lucilia cuprina isolate Lc7/37 chromosome 4, ASM2204524v1, whole genome shotgun sequence:
GTGGTATAACCGATGCACCCTCGTCAACACCATGACCCATAGCACTCCAGGGATCTAAGGCACCGTGAGACATAAAGACATTCTTAACTTCAGGATTCATGCCACCAAAGAAGGCATTAGTTTCATCTACCAAACGGTTAATGTGTTCATTGGTGTATTTGGAACCAAAGATATCATAACATATGGTGGTATAAAGTAAAGCAGGGAATTTAGTGCCAAAAGGTTGTTTTCTAGAGTTGGAACTTTGATACCAACCATATTCATTGCAGGTTTGATAAAACCAGGGACGAGCTAAATaaattaaggaaatttattTCGTTCCATCTTAAAGAGTATTGTAAATTAGAACTTACAAGCTCCTGCGGCATAAGTAGAGTCCATATAATAGGATAAAGTACTTTTATAAGTGGCATCAACACAGCCACCTCTTTTACTGGCCAGATTAcgtaaaaataatttactaacGGCAGTTAAATCATCTTCAAAACTCATTAAATAATTGCATTCTTTGGGTACATCACCTTCTCTGTTAacaagaaaaatcttaaattttgattttaattaaattttcaatgaaactTACTTTTGATATTGTACAATACCCGAAAATATATTCGAAATGGTACCAAACAAAGACCACAAATCCAAGTCATTATGATGATCAAAATAATCACACAACTGTAACATAGCCTTTGCTTCAGCCGAACGATTACCGGCAAACATGGCTTCTAGTTCAGCTATACCCTTTTGAACACGATCATAACATTGTTGCGAACCCAATTCAAGTAAAGCTTTTCCCACCACTTCTTTGTATTCTCTGAAATCAACTTTAGCCAAAATCGGAGCAGAGGAGGCAAAACCACCATTAACCAATTCAGGATAGAGTTTGCTAAACCATACAACCATGGTGGCTGAGTAGGATCCGCCAGAAATGATTACTTTGGAGTTAGCCAAACGAGGATCGCTTTCACGTTGGGTGCGTATGAAATGGGCCAAATCGGCTAAGGACTGCTTGACATGTAAATATTGCAGGTTTTCTACCATAAGGTTACTGTGAATAGAAAGAGAAGatgaagttaaattttaaagtactttttcgttcatatTCGAAAAATCGAACTacgaattttgaaaattcgaaatctatagcaaaatgtttaaatttacttaataatgattaattttttagatctagtttgagttttttataatttttgaaattcaaactaaaaatttttgaaattttcttcgaTTATGATATtcgaactttaaaattaaaaaaaaaaaaaaaaaataaaatttaatttatttttaaagtttttaaagctgttggcaaatttatcattttaagacaattttcgaaaatttaaagttaatttcgaaaattcaaaatttatcaaaattttttttttttttttttttttaaatttgaactttttattttcaatttttgattttttttttcaacaaacattaaattttattaagttttcaaAGCTATTTGCAGATTTAGCACTTTTTGataatgttcgaaaattcgaacttaatttcgaaaattgttAATCATtccaaaaatagtttaattttattaaatacaacaaaatttcattgtaCAACAATAATCTATGATTTTGAACTTGaaattatggaaattttctTCCATTTAtgaatttctaaaagaaaaattctaaattttattaaggTTTCTaaagataaatgaaaaaatttttatttttttttttataatttgaaataaattacaaaaattttaagttaatttcgaaaattcgaaatttgtGTCAAAAagtatagtttttttaagatttttcgaaaatttttcaattacgaAAGTTAATTTCGAAATGTAAAGTTggataaattgtttataaatctcgatatttttaagttttttttttaacttaaattttaaaattcaaattaaaaaatttcaagaaaaattaaaaattttattattttaaacaaaatttcgactttttttcaatgttcgaaaattccaacctttaaatttttttaagatttttcgaaaatttttgtcaaaatgTAAAGTTGGATAAATTGTTTATAGATCTATTATAAATCtcgatatttttaagttttttgcttaaattttaaaattcgaattaaaaaacttcaagaaaaatttaaaattttattattttgaaaaaaaattttcactttttttcaatGTTGGAAAATTCAtagttaatttcgaaatttttttttcaaattattggcttattttataaaattttttaacacttaattttgttcaaacttttctttgaaaaattattttccgaGCTAATATCTTTTGCACTGTTATTTTCgttcttttttagatttttttctcaatttttttgtttctttcttttttcgttcttttttttaacttacttGGTTGGTTTACTTTGTCCATAATAACGATGCTCAGTATAGAATAACATGCCCTTGTGTTCCTTGGCCATATCGGGTATAATACCTTCACGTATGCGACCAGGAGAAATGGCCCATTCACcgcccaaaaaaataaacatgggACCACCCGactcaaaatattgatcatTTTCCATATAACGCTAAAATcacagaaaaatgttaaaatattaaaaaaaaaaaatttttttttgcaagaaaaaaatttaccattttccAGGTTTCCTCATTTTTCTCATCGAAATGATCCAATTTTTGTTCAATCCATTTTGTTTTAACAGCTGCCCGGCTTTTTACCTCAATTTCAGGAGGACCTCTTTGTAATTTTTCCAAAGACTTTACAAAAGCTGGCACGTCTTTAAGGCCCGCTGGCTCCTCCTGTGCCTTAGCTAAAGCTAAAATGGCTAAAACAGCCACAACCGTTAAGATGAATTTCATTTTGTGAAATGAGACTAATAAGGGTCAGCtaaaagtgttttataattttttgaaatgtttattgcCTAGGCCCaatgttttaaaatctaaaatagattATCCAATGATTGTTTAGTTCATAGAGATAAGATTCAttcatattgtttaatttataatgttttatatatttttcgcttgAATTTAATAACTCTAATAGTCTAGTTTTCTTATCTTTTggaattttctgttttttttactattactAACATTGTTTTAACGTTTACAAGAAAATGACCTTCATAATGAAAACTAATAATAGAAATTcgattttaaacacatttttttattattaaaacataacaataataaaattaagcCAACCATTCACGTACTAATTCGACTAAACGTTCCTTAGAGGCACGCATTTCGGGACTATCATATGAGCTGATAGAACCAAAATCGGCACAATGTGAAGCACGAGGTATAACCGAAGCACCCTCGGCCACACCATGACCCATGGTACTCCAGGGATCTAAGGCACCATGAGTTTGATAGACATTCTTTACATCAGGATTCATACCACCAAAGAATGCATTAGTTTCATCTACCAACTTATGAATGTTTTCATTGGTATATTTGGAACCAAAGACATCATGACACATGATGGTATACAATAAAGCAGGGAATTTACTGCCAAAAGGTTGATCCTTAGAGGCAGAACTTTGATACCAACCATATTCATTGCACGTTTGGAAGTACCAGGGGCGagctaaaagaaaaattatattgaaaattataaataaactgtTCTAAAGAGAAATACTTACAAGCACCATAGACATAAGACGTATCCATGTAATAGCTCAAAGTACCCTTGTAGCTAACATCAACACAGCCACTAGTTACACGAAGCTGATCCAAAAAGAATGTTGTTATGGCAGTTAAATCATCTTCAAAACTCATTAAATAACTGCAGACATAAGGTACATCTCCTTccctttagcaaaaaaaaaaaaaacacaaaccttATTATccttaaaaactttaacatccTTAAAATACTTACTGTTGATATTGCACAATACtggaaaataaattagaaattgtGCTAAATAAAGACCACAAATCCAAATCATTTTTATGATCAAAAGAATTACACAATTTCAACATGGCTTTAGCTTCAGCTGAACGATTACCGGCAAACATGTCTTCAAGTTCAGCAACACCCCTTT
This genomic window contains:
- the LOC111681819 gene encoding putative serine protease K12H4.7; translation: MKFILTVVAVLAILALAKAQEEPAGLKDVPAFVKSLEKLQRGPPEIEVKSRAAVKTKWIEQKLDHFDEKNEETWKMRYMENDQYFESGGPMFIFLGGEWAISPGRIREGIIPDMAKEHKGMLFYTEHRYYGQSKPTNNLMVENLQYLHVKQSLADLAHFIRTQRESDPRLANSKVIISGGSYSATMVVWFSKLYPELVNGGFASSAPILAKVDFREYKEVVGKALLELGSQQCYDRVQKGIAELEAMFAGNRSAEAKAMLQLCDYFDHHNDLDLWSLFGTISNIFSGIVQYQKEGDVPKECNYLMSFEDDLTAVSKLFLRNLASKRGGCVDATYKSTLSYYMDSTYAAGASRPWFYQTCNEYGWYQSSNSRKQPFGTKFPALLYTTICYDIFGSKYTNEHINRLVDETNAFFGGMNPEVKNVFMSHGALDPWSAMGHGVDEGASVIPRTSHCADFGSISNSDSPEMRASKERLVELVREWLA
- the LOC111681820 gene encoding putative serine protease K12H4.7; protein product: MKFTLTVVATLALLALAKAQEEEDVKKTPGFVESLKKLQRGPPEVVSHNRAAVETKWIEQKLDHFDDSNEETWQMRYMVNEEHFEDGGPMFIYLGGEWEISPGNIQYGIVPDIAKEHKGILFYTEHRFYGKSRPKSNILVENLQYLHVKQALADLAHFIRTQHETDPRLSNSKVIISGASYSATMVVWFSKLYPELVHGGFASSAPLFAKVDFKEYKEVVGKALLELGSQQCYDRVKRGVAELEDMFAGNRSAEAKAMLKLCNSFDHKNDLDLWSLFSTISNLFSSIVQYQQEGDVPYVCSYLMSFEDDLTAITTFFLDQLRVTSGCVDVSYKGTLSYYMDTSYVYGASRPWYFQTCNEYGWYQSSASKDQPFGSKFPALLYTIMCHDVFGSKYTNENIHKLVDETNAFFGGMNPDVKNVYQTHGALDPWSTMGHGVAEGASVIPRASHCADFGSISSYDSPEMRASKERLVELVREWLA